The Thiovulum sp. ES sequence TAACAAAACTTGGACTTTTTGGAAGTTATGCTCGTGGTGAAGCAACTGAAAATAGTGATATTGATATTTTTGTAAATATGAAACAGGATATTTTTCTAATGGTTCATTTTAAAGAGATTTTAGAAGATGAGCTTCATCAAACAGTTGATTTGATTGCAAATCATAAACATATCAAGCCTTTTCTATTAAATATGATAAATAGGGATATTCTTTATGTCTAATAAAAAAATGATGACTCTTTCAACTCTTAAAGATATTCGTTTCAGTTTAAAACTTATTTTAAAGAGATTTAAAAGTGTAGAAACTGCTGACGATTTTATGAAGAGTGAAGAGATGTTAGAAAAACTTGATTCTAATCGTCTATGAGA is a genomic window containing:
- a CDS encoding putative nucleotidyltransferase (PFAM: Nucleotidyltransferase domain); protein product: MTTLEILNFLRSHKDEFRQKFGVTKLGLFGSYARGEATENSDIDIFVNMKQDIFLMVHFKEILEDELHQTVDLIANHKHIKPFLLNMINRDILYV